A region from the Desulfomarina profundi genome encodes:
- the rfbB gene encoding dTDP-glucose 4,6-dehydratase: METKRTLLVTGGCGFIGANFVRLVNRQFPHWRVVNLDKLTYAGNLKNLQGLEEGANYRFLRGDICDGEMMELIFREERIDTVVHFAAESHVDRSITGPQSFIQTNIVGTFTLLEAARKYWLNGDRKKECCFLHVSTDEVYGSLGETGYFTEETPFDPRSPYSASKASSDHLVKAYFHTYGLPVKITNCSNNYGPYQFPEKLIPLVFNNGMKGKSLPVYGDGKNVRDWLYVQDHCEAIIEVVRKGKTGQCYNIGGNNEKQNLEVVTLICDILDSKLGRPVNGKPRRSLITFVKDRLGHDRRYAIDASRIKDELGWEPKVSFEEGMEKTVDWYLANQTWVDEIVDGSYQQYYEKMYTV; the protein is encoded by the coding sequence CCATTGGCGGGTTGTGAATCTCGATAAGCTGACCTATGCCGGAAACCTCAAAAATCTGCAGGGACTTGAAGAAGGGGCGAATTATCGATTTCTCAGGGGAGATATCTGTGACGGGGAGATGATGGAGCTGATTTTCAGAGAGGAGAGAATTGATACCGTCGTTCATTTTGCCGCCGAATCCCATGTCGACAGGTCAATTACGGGGCCCCAGTCCTTTATTCAGACCAATATTGTCGGAACATTTACCCTGTTGGAGGCGGCCAGGAAATACTGGCTCAATGGTGACAGAAAGAAGGAATGTTGTTTTCTTCATGTGAGTACCGACGAGGTTTATGGATCTCTCGGAGAAACAGGGTATTTTACGGAGGAGACACCTTTTGATCCCCGCTCTCCCTATTCGGCTTCAAAGGCGTCTTCAGACCACCTGGTCAAAGCCTATTTCCACACTTACGGCCTGCCAGTAAAGATTACAAACTGCTCAAATAATTACGGCCCCTACCAGTTCCCGGAAAAGCTTATTCCCCTTGTGTTCAATAACGGTATGAAGGGGAAATCCCTCCCGGTATACGGAGATGGAAAAAATGTGCGGGACTGGCTTTATGTGCAGGATCATTGTGAAGCCATTATTGAGGTCGTACGAAAGGGAAAAACAGGGCAGTGTTATAATATCGGCGGGAACAATGAAAAGCAGAACCTGGAAGTTGTTACCCTGATCTGTGACATTCTCGACAGCAAACTTGGGCGGCCTGTCAACGGGAAGCCGCGCAGATCCCTGATCACTTTTGTTAAAGACAGGCTCGGGCACGACAGAAGATACGCCATAGATGCTTCCAGAATAAAGGATGAGCTGGGCTGGGAGCCGAAGGTCAGTTTCGAAGAAGGAATGGAAAAAACAGTTGACTGGTACCTGGCTAATCAGACGTGGGTTGATGAGATTGTGGATGGTTCTTATCAGCAATATTACGAAAAGATGTATACTGTGTGA